In Cervus elaphus chromosome 7, mCerEla1.1, whole genome shotgun sequence, the following proteins share a genomic window:
- the BTN1A1 gene encoding butyrophilin subfamily 1 member A1: MAVFPNSCLLGCLLIFILLQLPKLDSARFDVIGPPEPILAVVGEDAELPCRLSPNVSAEGMELRWFREKVSPAVFVSREGREQEGEEMAEYRGRVSLVQDHIAEGSVAVRLQEVKASDDGQYRCFFRQDENYEEAIVHLKVAALGSDPHISMEVQESGEIQLECTSVGWYPEPQVQWRTHKGEEFPSMSESRNPDEEGLFTVRASVIIRDTSMKNVSCCIRNLLLGQEKEVEISIPASFFPRLTPWMVAVAVILVVLGLLTIGSIFFTWRLYKERSRQRRNEFSSKEKLLEELKWKKATLHAVDVTLDPDTAHPHLFLYEDSKSVRLEDSRQKLPEKPERFDSWPCVMGREAFTSGRHYWEVEVGDRTDWAVGVCRENVTKKGFDPMTPENGFWAVELYGNGYWALTPLRTPLPLAGPPRRVGVFLDYESGDIFFYNMTDGSHIYTFSKSSFSGPLRPFFCLWSCGKKPLTICPITDGLEGVTVVADAKDISKEIPLSPMGEDSASGDIETLHSKLIPLQPSQGVP, encoded by the exons ATGGCAGTCTTTCCAAACTCCTGCCTCCTGGGGTGTCTGcttattttcattctcctccagcTGCCCAAGCTGGATTCTG CTCGCTTTGACGTGATCGGACCCCCGGAGCCCATCCTGGCGGTGGTGGGTGAAGATGCAGAGCTACCCTGTCGCCTCTCCCCCAACGTGAGCGCCGAGGGCATGGAGCTGCGCTGGTTCCGGGAGAAGGTCTCGCCCGCGGTGTTCGTGAGCCGAGAAGGGCgagagcaggagggagaggagatggCTGAGTACCGGGGAAGAGTGTCGCTGGTGCAGGACCATATCGCCGAGGGCAGCGTCGCTGTGAGGCTACAGGAGGTCAAAGCCTCTGATGATGGGCAGTACAGATGCTTTTTCAGGCAGGACGAAAACTACGAAGAGGCCATCGTCCATCTGAAGGTGGCTG ctctgggCTCTGATCCTCACATCAGTATGGAAGTTCAAGAGAGCGGAGAGATCCAGCTGGAGTGCACCTCAGTGGGATGGTACCCAGAGCCCCAAGTACAGTGGCGAACTCACAAGGGAGAAGAATTTCCATCCATGTCAGAGTCCAGGAATCCTGATGAAGAAGGTTTGTTTACTGTGAGAGCTTCAGTGATCATCAGGGATACCTCCATGAAGAATGTGTCCTGCTGTATCCGGAACCTCCTTCTTGGCCAGGAGAAAGAAGTAGAGATTTCCATACCAG CCTCCTTCTTCCCAAGGCTGACTCCCTGGATGGTGGCTGTGGCTGTCATCTTGGTGGTCCTAGGACTTCTCACAATTGGGTCCATATTTTTCACTTGGAGACTATACAAGGAAAGATCCAGGCAGAGGAGGAATGAATTCAGCTCTAAAG AGAAACTCCTGGAAGAGCTCA AATGGAAAAAGGCTACATTGCATGCAG TGGACGTGACTCTGGATCCAGATactgcccacccccacctctttCTGTATGAAGATTCAAAATCTGTCCGACTGGAAGATTCACGTCAGAAACTTCCTGAGAAACCAGAGAGATTTGACTCCTGGCCCTGTGTGATGGGTCGTGAGGCCTTCACCTCGGGGAGACATTactgggaggtggaggtgggagacAGGACGGACTGGGCAGTTGGGGTGTGTAGGGAGAATGTGACAAAGAAAGGATTTGACCCCATGACTCCCGAGAATGGGTTCTGGGCTGTGGAGCTGTATGGAAATGGGTACTGGGCTCTCACCCCACTGCGGACCCCTCTCCCACTGGCTGGACCCCCCCGCCGGGTTGGGGTCTTCCTTGACTATGAATCAGGAGACATCTTCTTCTACAACATGACTGATGGATCCCATATCTATACTTTCTCCAAGTCCTCTTTCTCTGGTCCCCTCCGGCCCTTCTTCTGCTTGTGGTCCTGTGGTAAAAAGCCCCTGACTATCTGCCCAATCACTGATGGGCTTGAGGGAGTCACAGTAGTTGCTGATGCCAAGGACATTTCGAAGGAGATCCCACTGTCCCCCATGGGGGAGGACTCTGCCTCCGGGGATATAGAAACCCTCCATTCTAAACTAATCCCTCTCCAGCCCAGCCAAGGGGTGCCTTAA